Proteins encoded together in one Yersinia mollaretii ATCC 43969 window:
- the pth gene encoding aminoacyl-tRNA hydrolase, producing MSSIKLIVGLANPGAEYAQTRHNAGAWYVDLLAERHNQSLKEEAKFFGYTARLNLAGQDVRLLVPSTFMNLSGKAVVAMAGFYRILPEEILVAHDELDIPPGVAKLKLGGGNGGHNGLKDIQSKLGNNPNFYRLRIGIGHPGDKSKVVGFVLGKPPTSEQTLIDDAIDESIRCTEVLMTEGITKAMNRLHSFKAGV from the coding sequence GTGAGCAGTATTAAATTAATCGTTGGGCTGGCAAATCCGGGCGCTGAATATGCCCAAACCCGCCATAACGCGGGTGCCTGGTATGTAGATTTATTAGCCGAGCGCCATAACCAATCACTGAAAGAAGAAGCTAAATTCTTCGGTTATACCGCACGGTTAAATCTGGCAGGTCAGGATGTTCGCTTGCTGGTGCCCTCTACATTTATGAATCTCAGTGGCAAAGCCGTCGTGGCAATGGCAGGGTTTTACCGTATCCTGCCTGAAGAGATCTTAGTCGCGCACGATGAGCTGGATATCCCACCGGGCGTGGCAAAATTGAAATTAGGCGGTGGCAACGGCGGTCATAACGGCCTGAAAGATATTCAGAGCAAGCTGGGCAATAACCCAAACTTCTATCGTTTGCGCATTGGTATTGGTCATCCAGGTGATAAAAGCAAAGTTGTCGGCTTTGTTCTGGGTAAGCCCCCCACAAGCGAACAAACATTAATAGATGATGCCATTGACGAATCCATCCGCTGCACTGAAGTGCTGATGACTGAGGGTATTACCAAGGCAATGAATCGCCTGCACTCTTTCAAGGCTGGCGTATAA
- the ychH gene encoding stress-induced protein YchH: protein MKRKSAARLGNVLMGLGLVTMVGGVGYSILTEVTQLGLPQFFAHGAVMSIFVGALLWLVGARIGGREEVADRYWWVKHFDKRCNRNQRHS, encoded by the coding sequence ATGAAACGTAAAAGCGCTGCAAGGCTAGGTAATGTGCTGATGGGATTGGGTTTGGTGACTATGGTAGGTGGCGTAGGTTATTCCATCCTGACTGAAGTGACTCAACTCGGCTTACCACAATTCTTTGCCCATGGTGCTGTCATGAGTATCTTTGTGGGCGCATTGTTGTGGTTGGTGGGTGCCCGTATTGGTGGCCGTGAAGAAGTTGCTGACCGCTATTGGTGGGTTAAGCACTTTGATAAACGTTGTAATCGTAATCAACGTCACTCATAG